The following nucleotide sequence is from Leopardus geoffroyi isolate Oge1 chromosome A1, O.geoffroyi_Oge1_pat1.0, whole genome shotgun sequence.
ACTCAAATTCTCTTTACTGTTTACATTTTACTCgaattctttccatttgtgtgctttctctgaatacatatggggaaaaaactaaaaagttatttttttccctttgaaatcaTTTAAGGGTTAGTTACATACTTTGTGGCCCTTTCTCCTTAATACCTTGATGTGTATTTCCCGCGTATAGGGATAATCTCTTTTGTGACCACATTATAGtaataaattttagtaaattcAACATTGATTCAATACTTTAATCTATGAACAGTATTCCAATTTGTCAATTGGCCCATTAAcattatttatagcattttcctCCTTGGGTACAGGATCCAGTCCAAGGTCAGTTACTGCATTTAGCTGTCATATTTGAGAATAACTCTAATTatgccagattttatttttatcatattctaGAAACCATCTCCACACAGCATATAAAATCTTAATTTAGGATGACAGCTGATGAAAATTAGActtctgatagattttttttgctattacttGATATTTTAGAATCCCTAATGATGATTAGGATGTAGTCATACTAATTAAAACTAGTTTTAATGAGTTAACTAGCTACTAGCAACTGTTTCTATTATATTGCATGCCTAAGCTAAagaaagttagatttttttttagacattttgaaTGATAGTTGAAATTCTAACAATAGCTTAATGATATTGATCTAATTTTAAGTTTAGAAgagacttctatttttttggtaCTAATTAGTTTAATACAGGATTACTGAAAAATAGGAAACTCcaagaaggaaaatgtgataCTGTCTAGTGTCTGAAAGGAATGATTGAtgctaacaaaaataaaatataaattttaaataatcaggATATTGTTTAAAAGGCAAGCTGTTGACTTTATCACTCCCCCTTGCTAAGACACACATTGGTGCCTGTTAAATCTGACATTTTTACTCTGATCATCAATGGCAGCTTTAAAGCGTCTGTAGTATCCCAGGACAAAGTAACAAATCAACTCCAGGAAGGGCTGTGAAACTATATCTGCTGGCTCTTTCCTTTCCCAAAAGCCCATCCCCAGTGGCATGCCAGTAGCTTCTGGGCACTGGAGAAGTTATGACCCTGTCTTCGCTGGGGTTAATGGCAGCCTGTTGGTCTTCTGCACCTCCCTTTCACCTTTCCCTGGGAAACTGGGGCTGAAGGCTAACAAACCCTACAGGTTCCCAGTCATTATATAAACCGCCTACCCAAAAGGCCCTTCCGCCTCCACCAAATTTGGTGACCACAGTTGAGAGCCAAGAGTCTCctataatcatttttaatagtTATATTAAGGAGGGTTTTCACAAaagggacatttaaaaaaaaatttcgtttttaatttttatttatttttgagagagagacagagcacaagcagggtaggggtagagacagatggaaacacagaatccaaagttggctccgggctccaagctgtccacgcagagcccaacacagggctcgaaaccacgagctgggagatcatgacctgagccgaagttggacgcttaacagattgtgctacccaggcaccctaaaagaTCCAAACTTAAAAGGATCTTGGGTCatggtttttgaaagaaagatcGTTATCTACTTGTTGAGCAATGTTGGCAATATTGACTGTTCTTTGCTCTTTCCCTCCCACAGACCCAGTCCTCACTTCTTTGCATCTTGCattcctttgatatttttaatatacttaggCAATGAATTAGCACTCAATGGATTGAAAAATTGTATTACCTTGTTATGTATTATGTGTAAGGACCATCAATTGGTGCCAGTATGGAATCTTAGGCTCTAATAGTGGGACTCGTCTGTCTTAAAGTAACCTGCAAAATATTGACACACGGTCGAGTGTCATCAATCCTGATGAACCATGCATGTGGTTGTGGAAATCCACCTCTGCCTCATCCTCACCCCGAGTCCCAAGAACTCCAACACTAATGCCTAGTTCTGTAGTTGATATTCTGATTTCTAGAATGTGCTTGTCAAATATTaggctattttcatttttccttgggatgcactttgttttttaaagatctatgatccattttattTAGATGAAGGAAGATAAAGAAAGGGTTTCCCTGCTATGGAGAAGACCATATCAATGGACAGGCAAGATGATGGTGCTTTTAGGTATGTAGTCACTCCTGTCAAGGGGTTGCTGGACCTCAGATCCCTTTATGTGTCAGACTCCACTGAGGTGATTTGCAATTTACCTTGCTTTGGAGCTTCTACTGTCCTGGCTCACTCTATTTCTTAGCAAATATATCATATGCACTTTAACTCAAAAGCCCAAACGACTTCTCTAACATCAACAATTGAGAccattggctttttaaaatttttttattttttcactcatcatttatttacaaatacacaTTATAACTTTTATATACATTGCACATTTACATGGTAGAAAAGTacaaaactatatatttaaatgaatttatatttaacttgccatgtttgaaaatataaaattgcatCAGAAAAAAGTATTATGAAAAGCAAGAAACTTGAACTGATAAAGCTTTGATATAACTTTTAGCGACACGTTGTTTGAAAAGGAACTAATTTAAAAGGTACAGCAGAGTAGCTTACAGGAAACACCTAACAAAAGGTTGAATGTATAGCATTCCCTTCCTTCAGTCTCTGGATACCCATATCAATTTCTTTGGATTTGTAACATCTTAAAAGTACATTATTAGAATTctaacatttctatcacccctTCTCTCCCAAATCATGACAAGAGAACTGAACTAGGAGTTTCCTCAAAGGTGTATCCTCTGTACCTTCTATTTGAGTCAGTTATAATGCCTTTTGGTCAGTCAAGATTCCTTGTAAACAAAACCCGAGGGATCATGTATGTACAGAACAGGCAGCAGAGAatccaataaataaaaaacatgacaGAAACTGACATGCAAGTTTGTTAAAGTGGAAAAGAGTCTAACAACAGTGAGATGAAGGGAGACAGATGAGTGAGTGAATAGTAAGGAATGGACTTAAATggtttacaaggaaaaaaaaaaaagcttttactTTACAAGCAAGAGACCTCACAATAAATAACAACTGCTCTTCCTTTCACGAataaatttcttcaaaaacaaGGTGTACAGTCAACCAgacattttatgtataaattataaaacatgacACAGTATAAATAAATGTCTACAAGTCTCAACTATGGGCCTCATCCAGTAGACCTCACAATGACTGCCTCTCCGTGTCCAATGAGTAACAAGGTGGCCTGGGAGAGAGCTCTAGGACAAACGTCCTTTATGTATagttttccccccaaataaataagcatacaCTTATTTACAGTATggacaatatattttttcttttcttttcttttttctttttttttttttttttttttttgcccaaagGCTATATCAACACTGAACATTGGTGGAGGGTTTACCACTCTAGAATGGAAGATATAGGAAAGCTGTAGTCCTGgtcttcatcttcctcttcctcctcggTGTCTTCCGAAATGGCTAGATGGGGGAATACAGGGGAGCTGTTGTTTAAATACGGACAACAACAGCGCAGAAGCAGCTCAGTGTATGTTTTCAAAGCCCTCTGAGACAGCCATATTACAGCGTTGCATTTTTATGTGACTTGCAGTGAGATGCTTTGTTTTTGGCATCTGCTGTTATGcaataagtttaaaaaacattttttttaaacattatctaTGAAGTCAAAAACTGCAGAAAGTTCTGAAGAATCAATGGCTCAGGTTTTACGGGCAGATTCCTGAAATTAGATAAAAAGCGCTCGTGTTCTAGGTATAACTGCTTTGGGTCCTTAATTCAGAGTTAGTAGAGGCAACTGCGAAAAGCAGCAGCCCATGTGTGATAATATACAGctgtctttgaaaaagaaaaaaaaaaacgaaaaacttTTGAAGCAGTTAGTTTAGATTCAAGTGTTAATAAAGCAAACGGCCAAGCACATTACTACAGCAAAAGAATTAAGGGCAAATGACTAGAGCTAGGTTTTTAGAGGCAAGCCCGTTGATGATCATTGGACAAGTCCTAACGCCAGGAAACATTCCAGGGAATTTTTCTGTGGGCCACTGAATTGCTGGTGAAATTTAGCAGCtacctaatttaaattttttttttttaacgtttatttttgagagacagagacagagtgtgagcgggggaggggcagagagtgagggagacaacagattcggaagcaggctccaggctctgagctgttagagccccatgcggggctcaaacccacgaacccatgagctgtgagatcatgacctgagccaaagtcagtcgcttaaccgactgagccacccaggtgcccctagcagcTACCCAATTTAAACAGAAATGGGCTTATATTGGAAGGTCTTTTGAGGTCTCCGTTCCCTAGGGCTTGCCTGGGAAGGCCTCACATTGCGGCGAAGGTTAGAAACTGTACTTACAGTTGCAAGATCCGGAGTGCTTGACTTCCAGCAGCACACCTGAGGAGCAGGCAGCCTCCTTCATGGCACACTCACTGGCGTAAGTGGCATTGTCACTGGCACAGACAGGCTCCTCGGACTTACTCTCGGGGCACAGCTCATCGCAGAGGGAACACCGGCCTCTGCCAACCTTGAAATCCCATAAACACTTTTTTCCACCAGTGCACTGGATATCTTCACAGGACTTTGCTTCTAGGATATAATACACCTGTGATGAGTAAAttgctttccctcctctccctgtttttccctttctttagtCCTCTGTCAGTAAAGACAAACATATAGCTTATGATTTACTAACAGGATAATGGAGATCTCATGCAAAAATGCTTGATAATAAAACTGAAACTTAAACACACACGGTCCCTACACTCCCTACTAGTACACAAAAATAGTATTTTGGGGGGGGAACAGGTTATCACAGTATCCTGGAATTAAATAAGGATTTCATTATTTCCCTCAAGtgaaatcttttgaaaaataaagaattccatCAGTATTAGAATCTGATAACAGATTTTCAGTAACTGTTAAGCAATTATTTCTTGCTTACAGCAAGTCTAGCAcctaaaaaatgtgtaaaattgaGTGAATTCTAAGTTTTCCAAGACAGAAAGTTGTTTCCCATTTCTTGCTGGCATTTCAACATATATGCCAATGCTTCCAGAAGACAACTGTTTCCTTGAGGAATGCTGTGGTTACCACAGTTTACCCAAACTGGAGACTAGTTCCCCCTTCGGTGAAACTATGCATTATGGGGCGAATTTGGGCTTATTTGATTGACCTCACAGCTTTACCAGTAGAACTAGCCTTTCTGACCAtgtttccacttttccttccTTAATCCAGAATACCTACTGATACACTTTCCCTCATAGGCTAATCCAATCGATCTGCCCAGTAGGCAGGTAGCCTTCCTCAGGTGACAGGCACTGGAGTAGGTCACTCCATCATTCCCACAGAGATACTGTTCAGAGGAGGTGGGCTCTGGGCAAATCCGGTTACACGTCACACAGTAAGCATTGTTAGTCTGGTCCACCACGCACGTGGAGCTGCCTGGACAGAAAACATCCCGACATGTCtctgaaataaagaaggaaagaaatacacattaagaatAGGCACTTCCTGGCTGTTCGGGAGGGAGCATTTGATATTATCAAGGAAATCATAAAAGGAAGCACCCAGCTTTTCAACAAGCGCTTTGGGAACCCAGTGGTTTCAAGAGAAAAATCTATGACCCTAGGTTGGTCCCGTCTGAGTTCTTAAGAAGTCTTCAGTACATTAAAAAAGGCTGCTTTGTTTtgcatcatcatcattattaggCTCTTAGGGTGGACAATACCACACCCCAGGGGTCTTCCAGTGGGTCCACCTCAGGTGGAAAGCTGGAGTGGGGGAACCAGGGAGGACCTACTTTTACATTTGCCCTGGTACTGGACTTCCAGTTCGGGCTGCTCTTTACATCTGGCCTTGAGGAGTGCACATTCGTTGCGGTAGGTTTTCCCATCCAGCCCGCAGACTGGGCCTTTCCAGGTGATGTTGGAACAGTCTGGGGCGCAGACGCAGCGGGGTTTGTTCTTCTTGTTCATTCGGCACTTTTTCCCGGGGCCACAGTCCACGTTCTCACATGTTTCTAAGGGTTGGAAAGAGGGATGGATCAAAGCCAGGGCCAGGCAGTATGCAAGTCAGCCAGGAGGGCTGTGGAGGCCTTGCAGGACCCACCCTGTGGCCAAGAGTTCCCGCCAGAGGGGTCCAGCTCTCTCCTAGTAgttgaggagggggtgggggtggggatgggggtggggtcagTGGTCGGCACCCTATACTCCAATCTCTCTCAAAGAGTGCGAGTTGGTTGGCTCCACCACCACACTTGGCCAGTAAGTCCAGGaacctctggcaaccatgttTTGCCGGCAGTGTGTGCCAGGCAAGATTCAACCCGAAAGTCTTACCGGGACTGCGGGAAGATAGAGGGAACCCACGAACGCACCCCAGCTGGGCAACAGGGAAGGTGAGGATAAGACGCCCTCTACTGAGGGCCTGGAAACTGGGGAGGAAGAGTCCTACCTTTACAGGGGATGCAGTTGGGGGCGCCCCCGTTGAAAATCATCCACTTGAAGAGCGTGTTGTCATTTACATCCTCCTCGGTCCACGAGGTGCTCAGGCGGCCGGTGCTGCAGCACTCCTCCTTGCTCAGTTCGGTCTTGTACAGGACCTGGCAGCGGCCGTTCTTCGCTTGGCGGAGCCAGCAATTCCCAGCTGCGaggagacaggggtggggaggtgggtgagcGAGAGGAGAGGCGGagtagggggagggagggggcgaggTGGCGAGCTTGCGAGGGAAGGAGGAGACCCAGCGGGGATGGGGCGGGAGTGACTGTGGAGGAGTAGAGAGACatgggagagaaaagcagaaaataaatggaagggagtgaaggggtggggaaaggggggcgggggagacggttgaagaggtgggaggtgggtgagggggaaggagagCGAGAAGCCAGAGCGCCCCAGCCATATCAATGTCAGTTACCAGTGACCCAGACACAACACGTGCAGCTTGCATTGACTTTTACTAGACTGTTTACTTTTATTCGTCCCATTTCATAACCTGCAGCGACTCGAAGAGCAGATTAAAGAACCTGACAAAAACAGGATGCGACGGATGTTTTTACATGTTGGTTTCATGTAGGCGGTACGAGTATTATTTGTGACAGAGGTTAAGAGAGTAGGAGaacttgagagagggagagaccgacacagacacacacaacaGGAACAGATCAAGCAAAAGGCActtgtgaaaaatgaaagcaaaaaagcaGCCGGGCCCTGCCCGGAGCTGCCCCGCGCGGCCTCGAGGCGCAGCCCGCCCGCCCGGCCCGTTTTGCAATCCGGCAGACCCAGAGGACGCCCGCGGCCACCGCGGTCTTTCGAAATCTCCGAGGGCAGCTTTTCTCGGCGCCCACGTCCGCGGCACCCAGGCAGCGCCTCGCCCCGAAAGGTGAGGGCGGCGAGGGGGCAGTGCCCAGGGGGACAGCTCACAACACACTCAAAACGGTAACGCTAAAGAAGGAAAGTTACACGTCTGTCTCCAGAAAAGtgtaggggaaaaaagaacaggggagggggcgcctTCCTACTATTTCACGGCAACATATACCTAGCTCATACCTACCGAGAGAAATCTTTGCAAgtactttcccctccccccctcccccccgccttcCCAGGTTCGCGTTTGGGTCAGGAAGTCTTCTTAGGAACCATCAATACAATTTGAACAATCATTGGACCGcaagctgctattattattatttttaaaaactgtgtccGAAgactcactgaaataaatttgattaaaaaaaaaaaaaaacccaaactttaGAAATTTGCTCTTAATGCATctcagaaattaaagaagttgTGAGGTCCTTCCTCGCTGTTCTCCATAAAGTTAGTCGGAggaatgaggcacagagaaaaaaaaaaaaaaattgtgaactaCTCAAAACACTCcggggtaaatttttttttttttttttttttgcggggttCGGGGGAAGGGGTTGGAAGAAGCATCCACTAGGCAGAAAACTACTTCCCTCTAAAATTTTCAGCACCCACATCTCCAAGTTTGGGCAAAGTTGCTGAAACCACGTCCCCCGGCCACTGAAGAAATTTCAGTATCTACCCCCATCCCccagtcattttttaaagtatccaaAAGATGTGGGAGGGAAAGAGGTTACAGTGCAAATGGATCGACTGAAATCTCCAGGCTACTGATGCCTGTCCCCTTCTTCAGAGCCAAAATAGGGGAGATAACATCTAAACTCATTATGTCCAGAACTTGGAGCATCTAACCCTAACTACTGAGAGAGGCTCCAGCTTACTCCCTTTCCTTTTAAAGGATAACCGCGCTCCCAACTCGGCTGGCAGTCCGAAAGTGTCACTGCCTTCAGTTTTCCCACTCCACTCCATCCCGGAGTCGCTAAGTTGGTCCAAAATCTTCCGAGAGCAGCGTTGCTTAGAACAGACCCGGTGCAGACGACAGTAAAGTACAAACCCCTGCCCGCAGCCGAGCCTCCCAGCGCATCCCCCCTCGCTTACCCTGGGCGCTGCGGTCCTCCATGAACTggcagagcagcagcagcaggaggcacAGCCCGCCGGGCTGGTGCCTGGGACCGACCATCGTGGGGGCAGACGCGGGGCGAGGAGTGCGGCGGCGCGGGGAGCGGGCGCGGCGGCGGGTGGCTCGGGCGAGCGGCGCGCGTCGCAAAGGCGAGCGGCGGAGGGCGCAGCGATCCCGGCGCAGCCCCGCGCTCGCCGCCGGCCGCCCGCGCGATTCAATGGACGTCAGAAGCCGGGCGCAGCCGCGCTTTAAATCTAGACGGGGGTCTCCGCGGTTTGCGGTGGGCGGTCTCCCAGTGTGTGGGGCAGTGGGAGGGCGGCCGCGAGCAAGGGTGTGCGCGGctccttgggggtggggagcttttaaaagttCAGTGTGAATCAGGTGACATTTCCCACCTTCTGGAAACCCTTCCCAATTATCTGTTGGAGGTGCCCGAAATCAAAGCGGCAGGAGGGGAATCGCCGAGTTCTTATTTGCgtaggagggagagggagggggaaggcggccgggcggggggtgggggcgacgcttcgggggtggggagtggggaagaacACCCACTTCAAGTCCTGCACGCCGCCGCTCGCAGGCAACGCCGGCGCGTCCGGGGTGGCGTgtctgtgtgagtgtgagtgtgtgagagtgtgtgtgtgtgtgtgtgtgtgtgtgtgtgtgtgtgtgtgtatatgcaggGGGGCGCGGTGGGGGCgctggaggaggaggcggcggcggcggcgggcggagcggagctgtggtggtggtggggggaaccCGGGAGTTTGTCTCTCCTCCCGCTCCTCCGCTCCAGAAAGACTTTGCAAACGCCCAGAGAGCCCGGAGCTGCTGAAATACCCGGGTGGCGGCCGGGTCGGAGCGCGCTGGCCCCGCCGCTCCGCCGGGGCGCGCGGCAGTTTTAGGCCCCCGCAGCCTGGGCGCGGGACCGGCGAGGTTTTGTGTCTGGGTCTGTGCGTGCCTGACTGTGCGGCCACCCCCCGTCCGGAGTTGGGGCTAAGAACCCCAGCGCCGGCGCCTTCCACCTTGGCTGAGCGGGGCCGAGACGCGGCCCTCGGTCTCGACGAgtcacaagcaaacaaaaatgtttaacacCTCGGGCCCGGCCTCCCCCCCGTCACAGTCTcgccctctccctttcttttctcccctttcactTCGCGGCGTCTGGAGTCGGAGCCTGGAGCGGGGGCGCCGACGTAGGCggtctgccccccctccccggctcggAGACTCCCCAGTTTCTGTCCTgtgtgcctgtctgtctctctcagtctccttctcagctcgctcgctctccctctctctctctccctctctctgtctctctctctctctctgtctctctcggttcGCGGAATAAAAAAGATTGCAACATCGATAATGAACTTCTGTAGCCTCAGTTTAttaagcacagtgcctggcattctTCGCTGAAAGTTGGCGGGTctctcatttataacatttttggCACTGCTGAATGAAACTGAGGAGGCgatatttccttttatataaaacGATTACTTCACGGAAAATGCTATATTGTTTATTCCAAAGCTGCcttttaaatttccattcttttcGCTTCTGGAGCCCGAAGGACAACAGACAGCGAAGTATGCAGACAAAATTCTTGGACATTCGCAGGTCACTGGGATTTGTTCTTCCACGGATTTCAAATCCGCCCCTCTTCGCCCTCCCTCAAGCCTCCCCCCGCCAGACTGCCCCCCCATTCCTGCTTTCGCCCTCCCCCCACCTAacatcacccccccccctttccacaACTGCAAATAACTCAGTgataacagatttttttccacCAACTGCAGGAGATAGTGCTAATCTTTTAATAAAAGATCCCATTACAATGGGATCTGTCTGGACAGACTATAATAGATCCCGAAATACAGCCGTGCTAATATTAGAAGACAGTTGTTTGGGTGCCTCTCAGACGGGCCCAAGCCCCCCTTTGAAAGTGGGCATGAATCACAAAGCCCCGCGGCCGCCGCACCTGCACCGCGCGCATTCGGTGCAGCAGGCTGGTAAAAACGGGTGACCTCGCCGCTGCTTTTCGCTTTATAATTACCGTCCTGAGGACGGAAGAGGAGGGGTGCGGgcggtctgggggtggggggctggcttTCTGCTGACTTCAGACGGCTCTGGGGTCTCCACATCCTTCTTAATATTTCcagatttattctttctctctctctctctctctctctcctccctcttctctctttccctcccgtCCGCCcactccttctcttttctctttccctccctggtCCCCGAGTCTGCtcaaactcccccccccccctttctttcccgtcttcctttctttcttccctccaacGCAGCATTAATGTAGAGTTGTTTAGTGCCCTCTAATGGCAGACGACATTAACAATTAATAGCAAACTGTCCCCATTGCAGGAGCTGCCCTTCAATGGCAGAGTTCCAAagttgaatttatttcttctttatacagGGAGGTGGATATAGTGCTTATATATAGTAAAGTGCTGGAGGGAaactttgcttccttcccttcaaGTCTTTTTTCCCAAGGATAACAGCCGGAAGAAAGGGGAAAGCTAACAATTACTGTTAtttgacttttgtgtgtgtgtaaaaatttGTCTTAATAGCAGCAAGAGACACAGCTTTTGTTTTAGCTAGGTTTATCAAACCATGTATCTAGAATTGGAAATTAAGTTAGATATTCTGAATACATAAAAGATCTTGGATGGTAGATGGTTGGATCTTATGGCAGTGCTTTACCAATAGccattgaaaaaatttaagacCCAGAAGTAATTATATGAATTTGTGTTTGTCCCCTGTTTAAAGACATTTATTGTTCCCAAATCTACTCTAGTCTCTTAAAGCTTGGAAAATCTAATTGCAGTTAGATTTTATAACCTAGGACcatacaaaacattaaaatgttacttGTGGTTGGTCATATATGAAGTCATCTTGCTTAGAGGAGTATAAGATAACATTTTAATCCATGGTTTATTTTCCCAATCCTTTTGGAAAGATGATTCTAGAGACCATCATTTCTTCATATTTGATAACATATAACAATGAAAATGGTGATGTAGCTTGCATGTTCTTATTAGATTTAACTTGTTCaattacatgtacatatacagtATGTTAATATAAAGAGAGCATAACAGTTATATGCAATATGGCTTTTTTGGGGGGATCTATGTGACTAAATAAAACTTGTAATAGAGTCAGTTTTGGGGgggttaataaaaatatttatctggaTTTTTGAGCAAAAGTATTTGGTTTATGTAGGTAGTTAATTTATACATAGAGAGACAACTGGTGTAGTAAACACTTTCTAAATTCATTTAATCCAAGGTGTGTCTACACAATTCTGTATGATGGGTAAGAAGTAAaaattctgtttccattttattttttgtctacgTAATGCCAAATACTCGGACTGGTCATTTGACAAAATCAGGTGCATTGACTAGTTGCTTTGGCATCATGCAATTGTCTAGGCTGGCCAAAACAGACATAGGAGCtctccttgtaaaaaaaaaaaaaaaagaaaaaaatgtcacctCTCATAAGAGTGCTCCAGTACTAGAGGCGGACCCAATACAGCATTACTTCTCGCCCCAGTGAGGGTGGCCCTGCAGGTCAGGGTTGAGGTCACTAGCAAACacactgtggaaaacacaaaTGCTGTGTTGCTTTTGCCCTTGTGAATAAGCAGCTTGGTGTTTGTTTAATGATACAAGCTCATCCTGTTTTTCAGCTGCACCTTGGATAGTATTGATCTGTTTGGGAGAATGTCTGCTCTGAATCGGCACAGATCAGTCATCAGAACTCTTGTTGGTCTGGGTTATCTTCTGGCCAATTCAAGGAAATGAGACATAGGTCAATACTGGTTCCATATGGGCCTCCTATGGGCATCAACAAGAGACCCATCCAATTTCTGTGGTATGAAATGCTATCACACCTGTTCAATGCCATCACAGAAAAAcagctgctatttttttttttttttttgctgttttatctcctgtaaatgttaaatattggGTTTGTGGATGTCTAAATGTCAAggggacattttaaaataaaaatgccttctttcatttttgttgtatGCCTCTAAGtttgacttcttatttttttcctttctgctctgccaAAAAAGTGAATGTAAATTATGAGAAACACA
It contains:
- the FST gene encoding follistatin isoform X1 translates to MVGPRHQPGGLCLLLLLLCQFMEDRSAQAGNCWLRQAKNGRCQVLYKTELSKEECCSTGRLSTSWTEEDVNDNTLFKWMIFNGGAPNCIPCKETCENVDCGPGKKCRMNKKNKPRCVCAPDCSNITWKGPVCGLDGKTYRNECALLKARCKEQPELEVQYQGKCKKTCRDVFCPGSSTCVVDQTNNAYCVTCNRICPEPTSSEQYLCGNDGVTYSSACHLRKATCLLGRSIGLAYEGKCIKAKSCEDIQCTGGKKCLWDFKVGRGRCSLCDELCPESKSEEPVCASDNATYASECAMKEAACSSGVLLEVKHSGSCNSISEDTEEEEEDEDQDYSFPISSILEW
- the FST gene encoding follistatin isoform X2, which encodes MVGPRHQPGGLCLLLLLLCQFMEDRSAQAGNCWLRQAKNGRCQVLYKTELSKEECCSTGRLSTSWTEEDVNDNTLFKWMIFNGGAPNCIPCKETCENVDCGPGKKCRMNKKNKPRCVCAPDCSNITWKGPVCGLDGKTYRNECALLKARCKEQPELEVQYQGKCKKTCRDVFCPGSSTCVVDQTNNAYCVTCNRICPEPTSSEQYLCGNDGVTYSSACHLRKATCLLGRSIGLAYEGKCITKSCEDIQCTGGKKCLWDFKVGRGRCSLCDELCPESKSEEPVCASDNATYASECAMKEAACSSGVLLEVKHSGSCNSISEDTEEEEEDEDQDYSFPISSILEW
- the FST gene encoding follistatin isoform X3 is translated as MVGPRHQPGGLCLLLLLLCQFMEDRSAQAGNCWLRQAKNGRCQVLYKTELSKEECCSTGRLSTSWTEEDVNDNTLFKWMIFNGGAPNCIPCKETCENVDCGPGKKCRMNKKNKPRCVCAPDCSNITWKGPVCGLDGKTYRNECALLKARCKEQPELEVQYQGKCKKTCRDVFCPGSSTCVVDQTNNAYCVTCNRICPEPTSSEQYLCGNDGVTYSSACHLRKATCLLGRSIGLAYEGKCIKAKSCEDIQCTGGKKCLWDFKVGRGRCSLCDELCPESKSEEPVCASDNATYASECAMKEAACSSGVLLEVKHSGSCN
- the FST gene encoding follistatin isoform X4 — encoded protein: MVGPRHQPGGLCLLLLLLCQFMEDRSAQAGNCWLRQAKNGRCQVLYKTELSKEECCSTGRLSTSWTEEDVNDNTLFKWMIFNGGAPNCIPCKETCENVDCGPGKKCRMNKKNKPRCVCAPDCSNITWKGPVCGLDGKTYRNECALLKARCKEQPELEVQYQGKCKKTCRDVFCPGSSTCVVDQTNNAYCVTCNRICPEPTSSEQYLCGNDGVTYSSACHLRKATCLLGRSIGLAYEGKCITKSCEDIQCTGGKKCLWDFKVGRGRCSLCDELCPESKSEEPVCASDNATYASECAMKEAACSSGVLLEVKHSGSCN